The Burkholderia ambifaria AMMD genome has a segment encoding these proteins:
- a CDS encoding DUF488 family protein has translation MTLPFYTIGHSNRTLDEFVEMLDAVDIALLADIRKMTRSRTNPQFNEATLPDALAAVDIAYEHIAELGGLRGKSRDVPDEVNDFWTNRSFHRYADYALSPEFRAGLDRLIEQGHRQRCAIMCSEAVWWRCHRRIVSDYLIARGETVLHIMGRNRVEPARLTAGAVIRDDGTIVYPDVDSDAADDGTAGEPNE, from the coding sequence ATGACGCTCCCGTTCTACACGATCGGCCATTCGAACCGCACGCTCGACGAGTTCGTCGAGATGCTCGACGCGGTCGATATCGCGCTGCTTGCCGATATCCGCAAGATGACGCGCTCGCGCACGAATCCGCAGTTCAACGAAGCGACGCTGCCCGACGCGCTGGCCGCCGTCGATATCGCGTACGAGCACATCGCGGAGCTCGGCGGCCTGCGTGGCAAGTCGCGCGACGTGCCCGACGAGGTCAACGACTTCTGGACCAATCGCAGTTTCCATCGCTACGCCGACTACGCGCTGTCGCCCGAGTTTCGAGCCGGCCTCGACCGGCTGATCGAACAAGGGCACCGGCAACGCTGCGCGATCATGTGTTCGGAAGCCGTGTGGTGGCGGTGTCACCGGCGCATCGTGTCCGACTATCTGATCGCGCGCGGCGAAACGGTGCTGCACATCATGGGCCGCAATCGCGTCGAGCCCGCGCGTCTCACGGCCGGCGCGGTGATCCGGGACGACGGCACGATCGTCTATCCGGACGTCGACAGCGATGCGGCTGACGACGGCACCGCCGGGGAACCGAACGAGTAA
- a CDS encoding sulfite exporter TauE/SafE family protein codes for MLALIIIAGLWAGLQNALAGGGSFVTLPALILSGMSPLAANITSTVALFPGQVTTGWASRNMVRGAGKLPFRALFAISVVGGALGGLLLLKTPSSIFSHLVPWLVLFATVVFAWGSFFRKPGVDTQHLGPVTAAIAQFLIAIYGGYFGGGIGFLMMAALTMAGLSPRHAMSTKNALAGVMNASAVVLFLTSPHLHWQAAIALGGGAIVGGLLGAWALHRVNERVLRIAIVCIGIALTIGLFVKPI; via the coding sequence ATGCTCGCTCTCATCATCATCGCCGGCCTGTGGGCCGGCCTGCAGAATGCCCTCGCGGGCGGCGGCTCGTTCGTCACGCTGCCCGCGCTGATCCTATCGGGCATGTCGCCGCTCGCGGCGAACATCACGTCGACGGTCGCGCTGTTCCCCGGTCAGGTCACGACGGGCTGGGCGAGCCGAAACATGGTGCGCGGCGCGGGCAAGCTGCCGTTTCGCGCGCTGTTCGCGATCAGCGTGGTCGGCGGTGCACTCGGCGGGCTGCTGCTCCTGAAAACTCCGTCATCGATCTTCTCGCACCTCGTGCCGTGGCTCGTGCTGTTCGCGACGGTCGTGTTCGCGTGGGGCAGCTTCTTCCGCAAGCCGGGCGTGGACACGCAGCATCTCGGCCCCGTCACGGCCGCGATCGCGCAGTTCCTGATCGCGATCTACGGCGGCTACTTCGGCGGCGGCATCGGCTTCCTGATGATGGCCGCACTGACGATGGCCGGCCTGTCGCCGCGTCACGCGATGTCGACCAAGAACGCGCTCGCGGGCGTGATGAACGCGTCGGCGGTCGTGCTGTTCCTGACGTCACCGCACCTGCACTGGCAGGCGGCGATCGCGCTCGGCGGCGGCGCGATCGTCGGCGGCCTGCTCGGCGCGTGGGCGCTGCACCGCGTGAACGAGCGCGTGCTGCGGATTGCGATCGTGTGCATCGGCATCGCGCTGACCATCGGGCTGTTCGTCAAGCCGATCTGA
- a CDS encoding NnrU family protein produces the protein MLVLILGLAIFLGVHSIRIVADGWRSVTIERIGEKRWKGPYAIASIVGFVLIVWGYGIARQNGTLLWVSPVGVRHLTGMLTAIAFVLIAAAYVPRNRIKTLVGHPMVAGVMVWAVAHLLANGTLHAVVLFGAFFVWSLVDFVVWRARDRRDGVRYPAGRLSGDGVTIAAGLVVWAVFALLLHGPLIGVRPFG, from the coding sequence ATGCTCGTCCTGATTCTCGGTTTAGCGATCTTCCTCGGTGTGCATTCGATCCGGATCGTCGCGGATGGCTGGCGCTCCGTCACCATCGAGCGGATCGGCGAGAAACGTTGGAAGGGCCCCTATGCGATCGCGTCGATCGTCGGCTTCGTGCTGATCGTCTGGGGTTACGGGATCGCCCGCCAGAACGGGACGCTGCTGTGGGTGTCACCCGTCGGCGTGCGCCACCTCACCGGCATGCTGACCGCGATCGCATTCGTGCTGATCGCGGCGGCCTACGTGCCGCGCAACCGCATCAAGACGCTCGTCGGCCATCCGATGGTGGCCGGCGTGATGGTGTGGGCGGTCGCGCACCTGCTCGCGAACGGCACGCTGCATGCGGTCGTGCTGTTCGGCGCATTTTTCGTGTGGTCGCTGGTCGATTTCGTCGTGTGGCGCGCGCGCGACCGCCGCGACGGCGTCCGCTATCCGGCCGGCAGGCTGTCGGGCGATGGCGTGACGATTGCGGCCGGGCTCGTCGTATGGGCCGTGTTCGCGCTGCTCCTGCACGGGCCGCTGATCGGCGTGCGGCCGTTCGGTTGA
- a CDS encoding TfoX/Sxy family protein codes for MSWQAEKAHGEEIAYQLAPLGKVEVVRFFSGAAMRLDGVMFGFMSRGSLFLRVDDVNRPAFVAAGMGPFSYERPTRTVALEGYYETPADVLEDAGALFDWCRGAYRAALLAGAQKRNARPKAKPAPKSEAKPKPEAARKRTQRRP; via the coding sequence ATGAGCTGGCAGGCGGAGAAGGCGCACGGCGAGGAGATCGCCTACCAGCTCGCGCCGCTCGGCAAGGTAGAGGTCGTGCGGTTCTTCAGCGGCGCGGCGATGCGGCTCGACGGCGTGATGTTCGGCTTCATGTCGCGCGGGTCGCTGTTCCTGCGCGTCGACGACGTGAACCGTCCTGCGTTCGTCGCGGCGGGGATGGGGCCGTTCTCGTACGAGCGGCCCACGCGCACCGTCGCGCTCGAAGGCTATTACGAAACGCCGGCCGACGTGCTCGAGGACGCGGGCGCGCTGTTCGACTGGTGTCGCGGCGCATATCGCGCGGCGCTGCTGGCGGGGGCGCAGAAGCGCAACGCACGGCCGAAAGCGAAACCGGCGCCGAAATCGGAGGCAAAGCCGAAGCCGGAGGCGGCGCGCAAGCGCACGCAGCGTCGGCCGTAA
- a CDS encoding malate/lactate/ureidoglycolate dehydrogenase: MTALPTPATDPLRMRAEPLHAFVAALWERAGSSEREARLVADHLVGANLAGHDSHGVGMIPNYVASWREGQLQLNGHASIVRDGGAVLTIDGGRGFGQVIAFEAMVEGIERARRMGICAIGLRDVHHLGRIGHWAEQCARSGLVSFHFVNVPGDLLVAPLNGTDPRFGTNPFCAAYPRAGRPPLLLDFATSAIAYGKTRVAYNQGKRVPAGSLIDHRGQPTDDPAVMHEQPFGALLPFGLHKGYALAAMCEIFGGALVGGHTTYGDTLQKTSAIVNGMLSVLIDPNAFDAADAEREADAFVAWAKASPQAGDAPVRMPGEPEEASRAARGADGIPVDRATWRQIRESAAAVGFDDAELDGWTQRCTEAA, encoded by the coding sequence ATGACCGCGCTGCCGACACCCGCTACCGACCCGCTGCGCATGCGCGCCGAACCGCTGCACGCATTCGTCGCGGCACTGTGGGAGCGGGCCGGCAGCAGCGAGCGCGAGGCGCGGCTCGTCGCCGATCACCTGGTCGGCGCGAATCTGGCCGGGCACGATTCGCACGGGGTCGGGATGATCCCGAACTACGTCGCATCGTGGCGGGAAGGGCAGCTGCAACTCAACGGGCACGCGTCGATCGTCCGCGACGGCGGCGCGGTGCTGACGATCGACGGCGGGCGCGGCTTCGGCCAGGTGATCGCGTTCGAGGCGATGGTCGAAGGGATCGAGCGGGCCCGGCGCATGGGCATCTGCGCGATCGGGCTGCGCGACGTCCATCACCTCGGCCGCATCGGGCACTGGGCCGAGCAGTGCGCGCGCTCGGGCCTCGTGTCGTTCCATTTCGTCAACGTGCCGGGCGACCTGCTCGTCGCGCCGCTCAACGGCACCGATCCGCGCTTCGGCACGAATCCGTTCTGCGCCGCGTATCCGCGCGCGGGCCGGCCGCCGCTGCTGCTCGATTTCGCGACGAGCGCGATCGCGTACGGCAAGACGCGGGTGGCGTACAACCAGGGCAAGCGCGTGCCGGCCGGGTCGCTGATCGATCATCGCGGCCAGCCGACCGACGATCCGGCCGTGATGCACGAGCAGCCGTTCGGCGCGTTGCTGCCGTTCGGGCTGCACAAGGGCTATGCGCTGGCCGCGATGTGCGAGATCTTCGGCGGCGCGCTGGTCGGCGGGCATACGACCTACGGCGACACGCTGCAGAAGACGAGCGCGATCGTCAACGGGATGCTGTCGGTGTTGATCGATCCGAACGCGTTCGATGCGGCCGACGCGGAGCGTGAAGCCGATGCGTTCGTCGCGTGGGCGAAGGCGTCGCCGCAGGCGGGCGATGCGCCGGTGCGGATGCCCGGCGAGCCGGAGGAGGCGAGCCGCGCGGCGCGCGGCGCGGACGGCATTCCGGTCGATCGTGCGACGTGGCGGCAGATCCGCGAGAGCGCGGCGGCCGTCGGCTTCGACGATGCCGAACTCGACGGGTGGACGCAGCGCTGCACGGAGGCCGCATGA
- a CDS encoding M20 family metallopeptidase has protein sequence MTSVDTTPVLDHDKLVTFVERKWNDEILHALTDYIAIPAKSPAFDPDWAQRGYLERVVTDAAQWAERQPVKGLKLEIVRLPGRTPVIFFETPATRAGSTDTILLYGHLDKQPEFDGWRADLGPWTPKFENGKLYGRGGADDGYAIYASLAALGALDEQGVERPRCVGLIETCEESGSYDLLPYVDALRDRLGQVSLVVCLDSGAGNYDQMWLTTSLRGLVSGDLQVEVLEEGVHSGVFGGIAPSSFRVMRQLFERLEDAKNGNLLPGVFHCEIPDSRVREADAAAAILGDTVWKGLPWACGMDGKPVLPTTTDPREALLNSTWRPSLSVTGAAGLPALSDAGNVLRPRTAFKLSLRLPPLVDAAQAVQQLKELLELDPPYNAKVTFKPDAGAATGWSAPDLAPWLASSLDAASRRHFGADCAYMGLGGTIPLMNVLQEGFPSAQFMVCGVLGPKSNAHGPNEFLHVPYAKKLTAAVADVIATAR, from the coding sequence ATGACCTCCGTCGACACTACCCCCGTCCTCGACCATGACAAGCTCGTTACCTTCGTCGAGCGCAAGTGGAACGATGAAATCCTCCACGCACTGACCGACTACATCGCGATCCCCGCGAAGAGCCCCGCATTCGACCCCGACTGGGCGCAGCGCGGGTATCTCGAACGCGTCGTCACCGATGCCGCGCAGTGGGCCGAACGCCAGCCGGTGAAAGGCCTGAAGCTCGAGATCGTGCGCCTGCCCGGCCGCACGCCGGTGATCTTCTTCGAAACCCCCGCGACGCGCGCGGGCAGCACCGACACGATCCTGCTGTACGGCCACCTCGACAAGCAGCCCGAATTCGACGGCTGGCGCGCGGACCTCGGCCCGTGGACGCCGAAGTTCGAGAACGGCAAGCTGTACGGCCGCGGCGGCGCGGACGACGGCTACGCGATCTACGCGAGCCTCGCGGCGCTCGGCGCGCTTGACGAGCAGGGCGTCGAACGGCCGCGCTGCGTCGGCCTGATCGAAACCTGCGAGGAGTCGGGCAGCTACGACCTGCTGCCGTACGTCGACGCGCTGCGCGACCGGCTCGGCCAGGTGTCGCTCGTCGTGTGCCTGGATTCGGGCGCCGGCAACTACGACCAGATGTGGCTCACGACGTCGCTGCGCGGGCTGGTGTCCGGCGACCTGCAGGTCGAGGTGCTCGAGGAAGGCGTTCACTCGGGCGTCTTCGGCGGCATCGCGCCGTCGAGCTTCCGCGTGATGCGTCAGCTGTTCGAGCGCCTCGAAGATGCGAAGAACGGCAACCTGCTGCCGGGCGTGTTCCATTGCGAGATTCCCGACAGCCGCGTGCGCGAAGCCGACGCGGCCGCCGCGATTCTCGGCGACACCGTGTGGAAGGGGCTGCCGTGGGCGTGCGGGATGGACGGCAAACCGGTGCTGCCGACCACGACCGATCCGCGCGAGGCGCTGCTGAATTCGACGTGGCGTCCGTCGCTGTCGGTGACTGGCGCGGCCGGGCTGCCGGCGCTTTCCGACGCGGGCAACGTGCTGCGTCCGCGCACCGCGTTCAAGCTGTCGCTGCGCCTGCCGCCGCTCGTCGACGCCGCGCAGGCCGTGCAGCAGCTGAAGGAACTGCTCGAACTCGATCCGCCGTACAACGCGAAGGTCACGTTCAAGCCCGACGCGGGCGCCGCGACCGGCTGGAGCGCGCCGGATCTCGCACCGTGGCTCGCGTCGTCGCTCGACGCCGCGTCGCGCCGCCACTTCGGCGCGGACTGCGCGTACATGGGCCTCGGCGGCACGATCCCGCTGATGAACGTGCTGCAGGAAGGGTTCCCGTCCGCGCAGTTCATGGTGTGCGGCGTGCTCGGCCCGAAGTCGAACGCGCACGGGCCGAACGAATTCCTGCACGTGCCGTACGCGAAGAAGCTGACCGCGGCGGTCGCGGACGTGATCGCGACCGCGCGCTGA
- a CDS encoding NAD(P)H-dependent flavin oxidoreductase yields the protein MPMLPSRLPLIQAPMVGSLSALAIAVCEAGGLGSLACAALGPQQLRDEIAAIRARTQAPFNVNFFCHTPPAPDAEVDARWRAALAGYYAEAGLDPVGVKGGAGRAPFDDAMCAVVEEMRPAVVSFHFGLPDDALLARVRRTGARIVSSATTVEEARWLDARDVDAIVAQGAEAGGHRGMFLTDDIHAQPGLFALLPQIVDAVRAPVIAAGAIADGRGIAAAFALGARAVQIGTGYLLTPQAGRSAQHRAAVRAARDDGTRMTNLYTGRPARGLLTRFMREQGPMSALAPAFPLATAAVDPLRGAFERQGRDDFSLLWSGEAAALAREEDAGVLTRRLWADALACAAGLRDTFPPGD from the coding sequence ATGCCGATGCTGCCTTCCCGTTTGCCGCTGATTCAGGCCCCGATGGTCGGTTCGCTGAGCGCGCTTGCAATCGCAGTCTGCGAAGCGGGCGGGCTCGGCTCGCTCGCATGCGCGGCGCTCGGCCCGCAGCAACTGCGGGACGAGATCGCGGCGATCCGCGCACGCACGCAGGCCCCGTTCAACGTGAACTTCTTCTGCCATACGCCGCCCGCGCCGGACGCCGAGGTCGACGCGCGCTGGCGCGCGGCACTGGCCGGCTACTACGCGGAAGCCGGGCTCGATCCGGTCGGCGTGAAGGGCGGCGCCGGCCGCGCACCGTTCGACGACGCGATGTGCGCGGTGGTCGAGGAGATGCGGCCGGCCGTCGTGAGCTTTCATTTCGGATTGCCGGACGATGCGTTGCTGGCGCGCGTGCGTCGTACCGGCGCGCGGATCGTGTCGTCCGCGACGACCGTCGAGGAGGCGCGCTGGCTCGATGCGCGCGACGTCGATGCGATCGTCGCGCAGGGCGCGGAGGCCGGCGGCCATCGCGGGATGTTCCTGACCGACGACATTCACGCGCAGCCGGGGCTGTTCGCGCTGTTGCCGCAGATCGTCGACGCGGTGCGCGCGCCCGTGATCGCGGCGGGCGCGATCGCCGACGGCCGCGGCATCGCGGCCGCTTTCGCGCTCGGCGCCCGTGCGGTGCAGATCGGCACCGGCTACCTGCTCACGCCGCAGGCCGGCCGCTCCGCGCAGCACCGCGCGGCGGTGCGGGCGGCGCGCGACGACGGCACCCGCATGACCAACCTGTACACGGGTCGGCCGGCGCGCGGCCTGCTGACGCGCTTCATGCGCGAGCAGGGGCCGATGAGCGCGCTCGCGCCCGCGTTCCCGCTCGCGACGGCCGCGGTCGATCCGCTGCGCGGCGCATTCGAACGGCAGGGCCGCGACGATTTCTCGCTGCTGTGGTCGGGCGAGGCCGCGGCGCTCGCGCGCGAAGAGGACGCCGGGGTGCTGACGCGACGCCTGTGGGCCGACGCGCTGGCGTGCGCGGCGGGGCTGCGCGACACGTTCCCGCCGGGCGACTGA
- the adiC gene encoding arginine/agmatine antiporter translates to MSDASSSSSRSAATPAAISAPKIGVVPATLMVAGNMMGSGVFMLPANLAATGGIAIFGWLITVVGAVSLALVFAKLAAIDPAAGGPYAYARKSFGPYIGYQTNLIYWLANVLGNVGLAVAGLGYLTHFFPVLRDPLVFALAQIFVIWLFTYANILGPNIVGRVQSVTTIFALVPILGMAVFGWFWFSKDVYFAGWNVSGASSFSAIGATLNFTLWAFIGVESASVSAGVVENPSRNVPIATVGGVVLAAVCYVLSSTVIMGMIPNKALLASSAPFADAARLALGDTAANAVAICAALGCLGSLAGWTLLVGQTAKAAADDGLFAGVFARVNSKNVPSAGLAIVAAIMSVQVLATMSPSASEQFGKIASIAVIMTLLPYIYSCIAIKVLGYGKMPSHQFTFYTIVGLIGAVYALWAMVGSDGQQTRWSLIFVIATIVFYELSINRQREIEETHVHPGGRSPRWVRYLALGVTIVALVATFWISVGRHEADILHARSPAAGVQATQQTGE, encoded by the coding sequence ATGTCCGATGCCAGCTCGTCCTCCTCCCGCTCCGCCGCCACACCGGCCGCGATTTCCGCGCCGAAAATCGGCGTCGTCCCCGCCACGCTGATGGTCGCGGGCAACATGATGGGCTCCGGCGTCTTCATGCTGCCCGCGAACCTCGCCGCCACCGGCGGCATCGCGATCTTCGGCTGGCTGATCACCGTGGTCGGCGCCGTGTCGCTCGCGCTGGTGTTCGCGAAGCTCGCGGCGATCGACCCGGCCGCCGGCGGCCCGTATGCGTATGCACGCAAATCGTTCGGCCCGTACATCGGCTACCAGACCAACCTCATCTACTGGCTCGCGAACGTGCTCGGCAACGTCGGCCTCGCGGTCGCCGGCCTCGGTTATCTGACGCACTTCTTCCCCGTGCTGCGCGACCCGCTCGTGTTTGCGCTCGCGCAGATCTTCGTGATCTGGCTGTTCACCTACGCGAACATCCTCGGGCCGAACATCGTCGGCCGCGTGCAGTCGGTCACGACGATCTTCGCGCTCGTGCCGATCCTCGGGATGGCCGTGTTCGGCTGGTTCTGGTTCAGCAAGGACGTGTATTTCGCCGGCTGGAACGTGTCGGGCGCGAGCAGCTTCAGCGCGATCGGCGCGACGCTGAACTTCACGCTGTGGGCATTCATCGGCGTCGAAAGCGCGTCGGTGTCGGCCGGCGTCGTCGAGAACCCGTCGCGCAATGTGCCGATCGCCACCGTCGGCGGCGTCGTGCTCGCGGCCGTGTGCTACGTGCTCAGCTCGACCGTGATCATGGGGATGATCCCGAACAAGGCGCTGCTCGCGTCGAGCGCGCCGTTCGCGGATGCCGCGCGACTCGCGCTCGGCGACACCGCCGCGAACGCGGTCGCGATCTGCGCGGCGCTCGGCTGCCTCGGCTCGCTCGCGGGCTGGACACTGCTGGTCGGTCAGACCGCGAAGGCCGCGGCCGACGACGGCCTGTTCGCCGGCGTGTTCGCGCGCGTCAACTCGAAGAACGTGCCGTCGGCCGGCCTCGCGATCGTTGCGGCGATCATGTCCGTGCAGGTGCTCGCGACGATGTCGCCGAGCGCGAGCGAGCAGTTCGGCAAGATCGCGTCGATCGCCGTGATCATGACGCTGTTGCCGTACATCTACTCGTGCATCGCGATCAAGGTGCTCGGCTACGGCAAGATGCCGTCGCACCAGTTCACCTTCTACACGATCGTCGGCCTGATCGGCGCGGTCTACGCGCTGTGGGCAATGGTCGGCTCCGACGGCCAGCAGACGCGCTGGTCGCTGATCTTCGTGATCGCGACGATCGTCTTCTACGAGCTGTCGATCAACCGCCAGCGCGAAATCGAGGAAACCCATGTCCATCCGGGCGGCCGTTCGCCGCGCTGGGTGCGCTACCTCGCGCTCGGCGTGACCATCGTCGCACTCGTCGCCACCTTCTGGATTTCGGTGGGCCGACACGAGGCCGACATTCTTCACGCCCGCTCGCCGGCCGCGGGTGTCCAGGCAACCCAGCAAACGGGGGAATAA
- a CDS encoding Orn/Lys/Arg decarboxylase N-terminal domain-containing protein, whose translation MTATLTQPAFRRLGMKALLVQHDIDERTATGRAATALAEELRARLVDVVIATSAEDARAVVDADPAIQCLLLNWELGNDPEHAPARAVLDAMRARNATVPVFLLASRASAAAIPVDAMRKADDFIWMLEDTTAFIGGRIVAAIERYRETVLPPMFRALAQFSRVYEYSWHTPGHTGGTAFLKSPVGRAYFEFFGEALFRSDLSISVGELGSLLDHSGPIGESERYAARVFGAHRTYHVTNGSSMSNRVILMGSVTRNQVALCDRNCHKSAEHAMTMSGAIPTYLIPSRNHYGIIGPIMPERLTAAAVRLAVDANPLVRGRDGIDPTPVHALITNSTYDGLCYNVTRVEELLGQSVDRLHFDEAWYGYARFNPIYRDRHAMHGDPSQHDASKPTVFATQSTHKLLAALSQASFIHVRNGRNPIEHARFNEAYMMHASTSPNYAIIASNDVSAAMMDGPGGEALTTDAIREAVSFRRMLARLHAECEENDDWFFNGWQPDTVVDRKTGRRVRFHEADETLLATDPSCWVLHPGDTWHGFGEIEDDYCMLDPIKVSIVTPGVAPHGGLMPVGIPASVVTAYLDRHGIVVEKTTDFTILFLFSLGVTKGKWGTLVNTLLDFKRDYDANAPLEQALPDLVARYPDRYGKLGLRELCDLMFSAMSDLKTTEMMSRGFSTLPQPDFSPAEAFEHLVHNDIEMLELSEMAGRTVATGVVPYPPGIPLLMPGENAGPADGPLLGYLKALEQFDLRFPGFTHDTHGVEVEDGVYRIACIRQVDRKTNTR comes from the coding sequence ATGACCGCTACCTTGACCCAACCGGCGTTTCGCCGCCTCGGCATGAAGGCGCTGCTCGTGCAGCACGACATCGACGAACGCACGGCCACCGGCCGCGCAGCCACCGCCCTCGCCGAAGAATTGCGCGCCCGGCTCGTCGACGTCGTGATCGCGACGTCCGCCGAAGACGCGCGCGCGGTGGTCGACGCCGATCCCGCGATCCAGTGCCTGCTGCTCAACTGGGAGCTCGGCAACGATCCCGAGCATGCGCCCGCGCGGGCCGTGCTCGACGCGATGCGCGCACGCAATGCGACGGTGCCGGTGTTCCTGCTCGCGAGCCGCGCGAGCGCGGCCGCGATTCCCGTCGACGCGATGCGCAAGGCCGACGACTTCATCTGGATGCTGGAGGACACCACCGCGTTCATCGGCGGGCGGATCGTCGCCGCGATCGAACGCTATCGCGAGACCGTGCTGCCGCCGATGTTCCGCGCACTCGCGCAGTTCTCGCGCGTGTACGAATACTCGTGGCACACGCCGGGCCACACAGGCGGCACCGCATTCCTGAAATCGCCGGTCGGCCGCGCGTACTTCGAATTCTTCGGCGAAGCGCTGTTCCGCTCGGACCTGTCGATCTCGGTCGGCGAACTCGGCTCGCTGCTCGACCACTCGGGCCCCATCGGCGAAAGCGAACGCTACGCCGCGCGCGTGTTCGGCGCGCACCGCACGTATCACGTGACGAACGGCTCGTCGATGTCGAACCGCGTGATCCTGATGGGGAGCGTCACGCGCAATCAGGTCGCGCTGTGCGACCGCAACTGCCACAAGTCGGCCGAGCATGCGATGACGATGTCCGGCGCGATTCCGACCTACCTGATCCCGTCGCGCAACCATTACGGGATCATCGGGCCGATCATGCCGGAACGGCTCACGGCCGCCGCCGTGCGGCTCGCGGTCGACGCGAATCCGCTCGTGCGCGGCCGCGACGGCATCGATCCGACGCCCGTGCATGCGCTGATCACGAACTCGACCTACGACGGCCTCTGCTACAACGTCACGCGCGTCGAGGAACTGCTCGGCCAGAGCGTCGACCGGCTGCATTTCGACGAAGCCTGGTACGGCTATGCGCGCTTCAACCCGATCTACCGCGACCGTCACGCGATGCACGGCGATCCGTCGCAGCACGACGCGAGCAAGCCGACCGTGTTCGCGACGCAATCGACGCACAAGCTGCTCGCCGCGCTGTCGCAGGCATCGTTCATCCATGTCCGCAACGGCCGCAACCCGATCGAGCATGCACGCTTCAACGAGGCGTACATGATGCACGCGTCGACGTCGCCGAACTACGCGATCATCGCGTCGAACGACGTGAGTGCCGCGATGATGGACGGCCCCGGCGGCGAGGCGCTGACGACCGACGCGATCCGCGAGGCCGTGTCGTTTCGCCGGATGCTCGCGCGACTGCACGCGGAATGCGAGGAGAACGACGACTGGTTCTTCAACGGCTGGCAGCCGGACACCGTGGTCGACCGCAAGACGGGCCGCCGCGTGCGCTTCCATGAAGCGGACGAAACGCTGCTCGCCACCGATCCGTCGTGCTGGGTGCTGCATCCGGGCGACACGTGGCACGGCTTCGGCGAGATCGAGGACGACTACTGCATGCTCGACCCGATCAAGGTATCGATCGTCACGCCGGGCGTCGCGCCGCACGGCGGCCTGATGCCGGTCGGCATTCCGGCATCGGTCGTCACCGCGTATCTGGACCGGCACGGGATCGTCGTCGAGAAGACGACCGACTTCACGATCCTGTTCCTATTCTCGCTCGGCGTGACGAAGGGCAAGTGGGGCACGCTCGTCAACACGCTGCTCGACTTCAAGCGCGACTACGACGCGAACGCGCCGCTCGAACAGGCGCTGCCGGACCTCGTGGCGCGTTATCCGGACCGCTACGGCAAGCTCGGCCTGCGCGAGCTGTGCGACCTGATGTTCAGCGCAATGAGCGACCTGAAGACGACCGAGATGATGTCGCGCGGCTTCTCGACGCTGCCGCAGCCCGACTTCAGCCCGGCCGAGGCGTTCGAGCATCTCGTGCACAACGACATCGAGATGCTGGAGCTGTCGGAGATGGCGGGCCGCACCGTCGCGACGGGCGTCGTGCCCTATCCGCCCGGCATTCCGCTGCTGATGCCCGGCGAGAACGCGGGGCCGGCCGACGGGCCGCTGCTCGGCTACCTGAAGGCGCTCGAGCAATTCGACCTGCGCTTCCCCGGCTTCACGCACGATACGCACGGCGTCGAAGTCGAGGACGGCGTGTACCGGATCGCCTGCATCCGGCAAGTCGATCGCAAGACCAACACGCGCTGA